In the genome of Halapricum salinum, one region contains:
- a CDS encoding ROK family protein encodes MATYAGVDLGATYVRAIVGDETGEELGSHKQQTPQGPTGITVTEAVLETLRTACEEAGVEPIELRSVGIGSIGPLDLADGAVENPANLPDSIDRIPLVGPISNLAETEDVYLHNDTIAGVIGERFHSDRNPDSMVYLTISTGIGAGVCVDGHVLSGWDGNAGEVGHITLDPDGFMECGCDKPGHWEAYCSGKNIPRYARALYREEDWETDLDVLDDDFSAVDIYENAGEDEFADYVIERVTDWNVQGFANVIHSYAPLVIYVGGSVAMHNEDLVLDPVRERLENHVFVNMPDIKLTTLGDDVVLRGALASALTQGTGDRNRLRH; translated from the coding sequence ATGGCCACATACGCAGGGGTCGACCTGGGTGCGACGTACGTCCGTGCCATCGTCGGCGACGAGACGGGCGAGGAGCTCGGGTCGCACAAACAGCAGACGCCGCAGGGACCGACCGGTATCACGGTGACCGAAGCCGTCCTGGAGACGCTTCGGACCGCGTGCGAGGAGGCAGGAGTCGAACCGATCGAACTCCGCAGCGTTGGGATTGGCTCTATCGGCCCGCTGGATCTGGCCGACGGTGCCGTCGAGAACCCCGCGAATCTGCCCGATTCGATCGACCGCATCCCGCTGGTCGGCCCCATCTCGAACCTCGCCGAAACCGAGGACGTCTACCTCCACAACGACACCATCGCCGGCGTCATCGGCGAGCGCTTCCACAGCGATCGCAACCCCGATAGCATGGTCTATCTCACGATCTCGACCGGGATCGGTGCTGGCGTCTGTGTGGACGGCCACGTTCTGTCGGGCTGGGACGGCAACGCGGGCGAAGTCGGTCACATCACGCTCGATCCGGACGGATTCATGGAGTGTGGCTGTGACAAACCCGGTCACTGGGAAGCCTACTGCTCGGGCAAAAACATCCCCCGGTACGCCCGGGCACTCTATCGCGAGGAAGACTGGGAGACGGACCTCGACGTGCTCGACGACGATTTCTCGGCAGTCGACATCTACGAGAACGCTGGCGAGGACGAGTTTGCGGATTACGTCATCGAACGCGTCACCGACTGGAACGTCCAGGGGTTCGCGAACGTCATCCACTCCTATGCGCCGCTAGTCATCTACGTCGGTGGCAGCGTCGCGATGCACAACGAAGACCTCGTTCTCGACCCCGTTCGCGAACGGCTGGAAAACCACGTCTTCGTCAACATGCCCGACATCAAGCTCACGACCCTCGGCGACGACGTGGTCCTCAGGGGTGCGCTGGCGAGCGCGCTCACCCAGGGAACTGGCGATCGGAACCGGCTCCGGCACTGA
- a CDS encoding class I SAM-dependent methyltransferase — protein MPDEACREIEHCRVCESDALYSFLDLGDQPPANAFVDDPDEDEPAYPLEVVVCEACDHVQLAHTVDSGILFTDYPYFSSASRPLFDHFGAYADAVEQRYLEADDFVVEIGCNDGVLLSQFDESIRRLGVDPADNVTEAARERGVETVTSLFSPDLAASIREDYGEASAICANNVVGHIDDLHALMTGIDTLLAPDGVFVVEVPYLVDLLSNNQFDTIYHEHLSYFSIRAFQTLVEQVDMQVLDINRMSVHGGTIRVHIQRESADRAPKRVVDDYRRLELALSLDDRRAYDEFAHQVERTRERITSLLDSLREDGSAIVGYAAPAKGNTLLNYCDIGPETLDYLIDTTPAKQGTYSPGMNIPVKEPDVFHEDAPEYAFLLAWNYKDAILGNEADYREGGGQFVVPIPYVNIV, from the coding sequence ATGCCCGACGAAGCCTGCCGTGAGATCGAGCACTGCCGCGTCTGCGAATCCGACGCACTCTACTCGTTCCTCGATCTGGGCGACCAGCCCCCAGCCAACGCGTTCGTCGACGACCCCGACGAGGACGAACCGGCCTACCCCCTCGAAGTCGTGGTCTGTGAAGCCTGCGACCACGTCCAACTCGCCCATACGGTCGACAGCGGGATTCTCTTCACTGACTATCCGTACTTCTCCTCGGCGTCGCGGCCGCTGTTCGATCACTTCGGCGCCTATGCCGACGCGGTCGAACAGCGCTACCTGGAAGCCGACGACTTCGTGGTAGAGATCGGCTGCAACGACGGCGTCCTGCTGAGCCAGTTCGACGAGTCCATCCGACGGCTCGGCGTCGATCCCGCAGACAACGTCACCGAGGCCGCCCGAGAACGTGGCGTGGAGACCGTCACTTCGCTGTTCAGCCCCGATCTCGCCGCGTCGATCCGTGAGGACTACGGCGAGGCCAGCGCCATCTGTGCCAACAACGTCGTCGGCCACATCGATGACCTGCACGCACTGATGACAGGGATCGACACGCTGCTCGCGCCCGACGGCGTGTTCGTCGTAGAGGTCCCGTATCTCGTGGATCTGCTGAGCAACAACCAGTTCGACACGATCTACCACGAACACCTCTCGTACTTCTCGATCCGGGCGTTCCAGACATTGGTCGAGCAGGTCGACATGCAAGTGCTGGACATCAATCGCATGTCCGTCCACGGCGGGACGATCCGCGTCCACATCCAGCGAGAGTCGGCCGACAGAGCACCGAAGCGCGTCGTCGACGACTACCGACGCCTGGAGCTCGCGCTCTCGCTTGACGATCGGAGGGCCTACGACGAATTCGCCCACCAGGTCGAGCGCACGCGCGAACGGATCACCAGTCTCCTCGACTCCCTCCGAGAAGACGGGTCCGCGATCGTCGGCTACGCCGCACCAGCCAAAGGAAATACCCTCCTGAACTACTGCGATATCGGGCCCGAAACACTCGACTATCTCATCGACACCACACCAGCCAAGCAGGGAACGTACTCGCCCGGGATGAACATCCCCGTCAAAGAGCCCGACGTCTTCCACGAAGATGCGCCCGAATACGCCTTCCTGCTCGCGTGGAACTACAAGGACGCCATCCTCGGGAACGAGGCCGACTACCGCGAGGGCGGCGGGCAGTTCGTCGTCCCGATTCCCTACGTCAACATCGTCTGA
- a CDS encoding Hsp20/alpha crystallin family protein yields MNTRRTPFDEMNRFFDQFRGDTFDWPTVRGGQETDLNLTMERTEDAYVVLADLPGFEREEIDLTFEEGTVEISATHEVDEDSHYRSRAVFDRITVPDDIDVEALTATYQNGVLEITLPTRAELTESGHRIDIE; encoded by the coding sequence ATGAACACCCGACGAACCCCATTCGACGAGATGAACCGCTTCTTCGACCAGTTCCGTGGTGACACCTTCGACTGGCCCACAGTCCGGGGCGGCCAGGAGACGGACCTCAACCTCACGATGGAGCGGACCGAGGACGCCTACGTCGTGCTCGCAGACCTCCCGGGCTTCGAGCGCGAGGAGATCGACCTCACCTTCGAGGAGGGAACGGTCGAGATCAGCGCGACCCACGAGGTCGACGAGGACAGCCACTACCGCAGCCGCGCGGTCTTCGACCGCATCACCGTCCCCGACGACATCGACGTCGAGGCTCTCACTGCGACCTACCAGAACGGCGTCCTCGAAATCACGCTCCCCACCAGGGCCGAACTGACCGAAAGCGGCCACCGTATCGACATCGAGTAA
- a CDS encoding AMP-dependent synthetase/ligase translates to MTGGFSLAEEQGYNDEIIGDDTLPAMFEATVERNKNRNAQRFKVGVYDRSLPELPTEGVESGTYRSITYGEMQSFVHNLAAGFRELGVGGGDRVGIYGSTRMEWALSDFALLAAGGVVTTVYTESSPRQVRYLLDDPGATGVVVENQELLDTLLEVEDDLDLEFIVAIDEVDSDHEAVYTLGEVHEMGAEAFDIETYQSWIDARDREDLATLIYTSGTTDEPKGVELTHWNIRSNVNQNRKRMAERPDKPAGVPALEPGIDTISFLPLAHVFERTAGHFLMFASGACVGYAESTDTIAEDIQQLQPQVGASVPRIYERIFDSMRESAGGGLKGSIFSWAIDVAKQYARAENPGAGLRFKHSLADRLVYSTVKERLGGNIEFMVSGGGSLSKDLAELFLGLGIPILEGYGLTETAPVVSVNPPEDIRPGTLGPPVTDVETKIDTSVVGPEQFTDADGEVGELLLKGPNVFERYWNKPDATERVFTEDGWFRTGDVIEQTADGYLTYRDRIKQILVLDTGKNIAPGPIEDEFATSDRVEQIMVVGDGQKFVSALVVPNFEQVRQWADSEGIDLPDDQRAICQDDRVHEWIDEEIQSVNADLEKAARIKQFRLVSDEWTADNNLLTPSMKKKRRSILDRFADDIDEIYGDS, encoded by the coding sequence ATGACAGGCGGGTTCTCGCTGGCCGAAGAGCAGGGGTACAACGACGAGATCATCGGCGACGACACGCTGCCAGCGATGTTCGAGGCGACGGTCGAGCGAAACAAAAACCGAAACGCACAGCGGTTCAAAGTCGGTGTCTACGACCGTTCACTGCCGGAGTTACCGACCGAAGGCGTCGAGAGCGGAACGTATCGGTCGATCACCTACGGCGAGATGCAGTCGTTCGTTCACAACCTCGCGGCAGGCTTCCGAGAACTCGGGGTAGGGGGGGGAGACCGCGTCGGGATCTACGGGAGTACGCGGATGGAGTGGGCGCTGTCTGATTTCGCACTCCTAGCGGCTGGTGGGGTCGTCACGACTGTCTACACCGAATCTTCGCCACGGCAGGTCAGGTATCTGCTCGACGATCCGGGCGCGACCGGCGTCGTCGTCGAGAATCAGGAGCTGCTGGACACACTGCTGGAAGTCGAGGACGACCTCGACCTGGAGTTCATCGTCGCCATCGACGAAGTCGACAGCGACCACGAGGCCGTCTACACGCTCGGAGAAGTCCACGAGATGGGGGCCGAGGCGTTCGACATCGAGACCTACCAGTCCTGGATAGACGCCCGTGATCGCGAGGATCTGGCGACCCTGATCTACACCTCCGGAACCACAGACGAGCCGAAAGGCGTCGAGTTGACCCACTGGAACATCCGGTCGAACGTCAATCAGAATCGCAAACGAATGGCCGAGCGGCCGGACAAACCCGCTGGGGTGCCGGCACTGGAACCCGGCATCGACACCATCTCGTTTCTGCCGCTGGCACACGTCTTCGAGCGAACGGCCGGCCACTTCCTGATGTTCGCCTCGGGGGCCTGCGTCGGCTACGCCGAGAGCACCGACACGATCGCCGAGGACATCCAGCAACTCCAGCCGCAGGTCGGCGCGAGCGTCCCCCGAATCTACGAGCGCATCTTCGACTCGATGCGCGAATCCGCTGGCGGCGGCCTCAAGGGCTCGATCTTCAGCTGGGCGATCGACGTCGCCAAACAGTACGCCCGCGCCGAGAATCCCGGAGCCGGACTGCGATTCAAACACAGTCTCGCCGACAGACTGGTCTACAGCACCGTCAAGGAGCGACTCGGCGGCAACATCGAGTTCATGGTCAGCGGCGGCGGCAGTCTCAGCAAGGATCTCGCAGAACTGTTCCTCGGACTGGGGATCCCGATTCTCGAAGGGTACGGCCTGACCGAGACGGCACCCGTCGTGTCGGTAAATCCGCCCGAGGACATCAGACCCGGGACGCTCGGCCCGCCCGTGACCGACGTCGAGACGAAGATCGACACCTCGGTCGTCGGTCCCGAGCAGTTCACCGACGCCGACGGCGAGGTCGGCGAACTCCTGTTGAAGGGGCCGAACGTCTTCGAGCGCTACTGGAACAAGCCCGACGCGACGGAGCGCGTCTTCACCGAAGACGGCTGGTTCCGCACCGGCGACGTCATCGAGCAGACCGCCGACGGCTACCTCACCTACCGGGATCGGATCAAACAGATCCTCGTCCTCGACACGGGCAAGAACATCGCGCCCGGGCCGATCGAAGACGAATTTGCGACGTCCGACCGCGTCGAGCAGATCATGGTCGTCGGCGACGGACAGAAGTTCGTCTCCGCCCTCGTGGTCCCGAACTTCGAGCAGGTCCGCCAGTGGGCCGACTCAGAGGGGATCGACCTGCCGGACGATCAGCGCGCTATCTGCCAGGATGACCGCGTCCACGAGTGGATCGACGAGGAGATTCAAAGTGTGAACGCCGACCTCGAGAAGGCCGCCCGGATCAAACAGTTCCGACTCGTCTCTGATGAGTGGACGGCAGATAACAACCTTCTCACGCCCTCGATGAAGAAGAAGCGCCGCTCGATTCTCGACCGCTTCGCCGACGACATCGACGAGATTTACGGTGATAGCTGA
- a CDS encoding ABC transporter permease subunit, with product MSSLAIARNDLRETRQSKILWLLGATIMLGFGALTYAAGEFLSSGFDLYLDVLTGVFVLLAPLIGVAVGYKAVIAERESGTIALLMSLPHSRVELVVGKLLGRFVVAGALLGFALVGSGVVSLAVYPTFDFSGFVGFSLLVLFYTFTFVALATGFSMALSSSRRVIGAAFGAYVLLIMLWNQVVDVLVLILFRFRPSGLADPPLWAESAKFCTPLTSFTYLLDTTLGVGPGATGLDIGSQWFASNWLALLVLSAWIVCPPALGYLSFRSTEF from the coding sequence GTGAGTTCGCTCGCCATCGCGCGCAACGATCTCAGGGAGACCAGACAGTCGAAGATACTCTGGCTCCTCGGCGCGACGATCATGCTCGGCTTCGGCGCGCTCACCTACGCTGCCGGGGAGTTTCTGTCTTCGGGGTTCGACCTGTATCTGGACGTTCTCACGGGCGTGTTCGTGCTCCTGGCCCCCTTGATCGGCGTAGCGGTCGGGTACAAGGCCGTCATCGCCGAACGCGAATCCGGGACGATAGCGCTACTCATGTCGCTGCCCCACTCACGCGTCGAGCTCGTGGTCGGCAAACTCCTCGGCCGGTTCGTCGTCGCGGGCGCGCTGCTCGGGTTCGCGTTGGTGGGCAGCGGCGTGGTCTCCCTCGCTGTCTATCCCACGTTCGACTTCTCGGGGTTCGTCGGCTTCTCACTGCTCGTGCTCTTCTACACGTTCACGTTCGTCGCGCTCGCGACTGGCTTCTCGATGGCGCTGTCGTCGTCGCGCCGGGTCATCGGTGCCGCCTTCGGTGCGTACGTCCTCCTGATCATGCTCTGGAACCAGGTGGTCGACGTGTTGGTTCTGATTCTCTTTCGATTCCGCCCGTCCGGACTGGCTGACCCACCGCTGTGGGCCGAATCCGCGAAGTTCTGCACTCCTTTGACCAGCTTCACGTATCTCCTCGATACGACGCTCGGGGTCGGTCCCGGCGCGACCGGTCTCGACATCGGCTCCCAGTGGTTCGCCTCCAATTGGCTCGCTCTGTTGGTCCTCAGTGCGTGGATCGTCTGCCCGCCTGCCCTCGGATATCTCTCGTTCAGGAGTACCGAGTTCTGA
- a CDS encoding ABC transporter permease, with translation MVWQAIARKEVRGLIKPRRRRAGLALVALVFVLGGYLLPTTTASPETADLAPYLTGAVTLVLPLFGLLLGYKTIVSERESGRILLLLSLPHSRLEAVFGKFLGRGGVLALVVTIGVVLASALVAYPFGSLQLGVMLAYLLVTLVYGLAFVSIGMSLSTFTRSGQRATAATFGVFFVFVVLWTELRAPFRIALDYLGLAGDGLPDWALFVYGLEPGMCYSRAVRAFFAGSEQGAYLGPDAPFYLGEWVALIVLLCWVVVPVAAGYRRFEVTDL, from the coding sequence ATGGTCTGGCAGGCGATCGCTCGCAAAGAGGTCCGCGGCCTCATCAAGCCACGCCGTCGACGAGCCGGCCTCGCGCTCGTCGCGCTCGTCTTCGTGCTGGGCGGGTATCTCCTCCCGACCACCACAGCCAGTCCCGAGACTGCCGATCTCGCCCCCTACCTGACGGGCGCCGTCACGCTCGTGTTACCCTTGTTCGGCCTGCTGCTCGGATACAAGACGATCGTCAGCGAACGCGAATCCGGACGGATCCTGCTGTTGCTCTCGCTCCCGCACAGCCGTCTGGAAGCGGTCTTCGGGAAGTTTCTCGGACGGGGCGGCGTTCTGGCCCTCGTCGTCACTATCGGGGTCGTTCTCGCCAGCGCGCTCGTGGCTTACCCCTTCGGCAGCCTCCAACTGGGCGTCATGCTGGCGTATCTGCTGGTGACGCTGGTCTACGGACTCGCGTTCGTCAGCATCGGGATGAGTCTCTCGACGTTCACCCGGTCCGGCCAGCGCGCGACGGCTGCGACCTTCGGCGTCTTCTTCGTGTTCGTCGTCCTCTGGACGGAACTCAGAGCCCCGTTTCGGATCGCACTCGATTATCTCGGCCTCGCCGGTGACGGCCTTCCTGACTGGGCTCTGTTCGTCTACGGGCTGGAACCCGGGATGTGCTATTCCCGTGCTGTCCGGGCGTTTTTCGCTGGGTCCGAGCAGGGTGCGTATCTCGGTCCCGACGCCCCATTCTATCTCGGGGAGTGGGTCGCACTGATCGTACTCCTGTGCTGGGTGGTCGTCCCCGTCGCCGCTGGCTACCGGCGCTTCGAGGTGACCGACCTGTGA
- a CDS encoding ABC transporter ATP-binding protein, with the protein MAAIEAHNLTKRYGTLTAVDRVDLTVEEGEIFGFLGPNGAGKSTMINMLLDFARPTDGRVEVFGMDCQRQSVATRERMGVLPEGYEVYDPLTGRQHIQFAMESKRVDGDPMDVLDRVGIADAADRAAGGYSKGMAQRLVLGMALVGEPDLLLLDEPTTGLDPNGAKAMREILTEENERGATIFFSSHILEQVEAICDRVGILSDGEVVAVDTIEGLRSAAKSGTKLLITVDDLDVVDLDAIEAVEGADSAWIDDERLAVNCSSAAKIDVLVALNDSGADVLDFTVEEPSLEDLFVEYTGGRS; encoded by the coding sequence ATGGCTGCGATCGAAGCGCACAATCTCACGAAGCGCTACGGCACGCTGACGGCGGTCGACCGCGTCGACCTGACCGTCGAAGAGGGGGAGATCTTCGGTTTTCTCGGGCCGAACGGGGCTGGCAAGTCGACGATGATCAACATGCTGCTGGACTTCGCCCGCCCGACCGACGGCCGGGTCGAGGTGTTCGGGATGGACTGTCAGCGCCAGAGCGTCGCCACCCGCGAACGGATGGGCGTCCTGCCGGAAGGATACGAGGTCTACGACCCCCTGACCGGCCGCCAGCACATCCAGTTCGCCATGGAGTCAAAGCGCGTCGACGGCGACCCGATGGACGTCCTCGATCGGGTCGGGATCGCCGACGCCGCCGATCGAGCGGCCGGCGGCTATTCCAAGGGGATGGCCCAGCGGCTCGTCCTCGGGATGGCGCTTGTCGGCGAGCCGGACCTGCTCTTGCTCGACGAGCCGACCACTGGTCTCGATCCAAACGGTGCGAAAGCGATGCGTGAGATCCTCACCGAGGAGAACGAGCGCGGCGCAACGATCTTCTTCTCCAGTCACATCCTCGAACAGGTCGAGGCGATCTGTGACCGCGTCGGGATCCTCTCAGACGGTGAGGTGGTCGCCGTCGACACCATCGAGGGTCTCCGCTCGGCAGCCAAGAGCGGGACGAAACTCCTGATCACCGTCGACGACCTCGACGTCGTCGACCTCGACGCGATCGAGGCAGTCGAGGGAGCCGACTCGGCGTGGATCGACGACGAACGGTTGGCCGTCAACTGTTCGAGTGCGGCCAAGATCGACGTATTGGTCGCACTGAACGACAGCGGTGCTGACGTGCTCGACTTCACCGTCGAAGAGCCCTCGCTCGAAGATCTCTTCGTCGAGTACACCGGAGGCCGGTCCTGA